In a single window of the Papaver somniferum cultivar HN1 chromosome 8, ASM357369v1, whole genome shotgun sequence genome:
- the LOC113301847 gene encoding 50S ribosomal protein L11, chloroplastic-like — protein MASLSCHLSLSQSPSSNNVKLSSSLFSFSCTNLSSNANFSRQFLNKKQSSLSAAPRSLTIKSMAPPKGKAKKVIGVIKLALEAGKATPAPPVGPALGSKGVNIMAFCKDYNARTADKAGYVIPVEITVFDDKSFTFILKTPPASVLLLKAAGVEKGSKDPQLEKVGKVTVDQLRAIATEKLPDLNCTTIDSAMRIIAGTAANMGIDVDPPILEKKKKVLV, from the exons ATGGCTTCCCTCTCTTGTCATCTCTCTCTATCTCAATCTCCATCTTCAAACAATGTCAAactctcttcttctctcttctcattTTCGTGTACTAATTTATCTTCAAATGCCAATTTCTCTCGTCAATTTCTTAACAAAAAACAATCATCTCTTTCGGCTGCTCCAAGGTCCCTCACTATAAAATCCATGGCACCTCCTAAAGGAAAAGCAAAGAAAG TAATTGGAGTGATTAAGCTCGCTCTAGAAGCTGGAAAGGCTACACCTGCACCACCTGTCGGGCCAGCCCTCGGTTCCAAGGGTGTCAACATTATGGCCTTCTGTAAGGATTACAACGCAAGGACAGCAGACAAAGCTGGCTATGTTATTCCTGTTGAGATTACGGTTTTTGAT GACAAAAGTTTTACCTTTATCCTCAAGACACCACCTGCTTCTGTTCTGTTACTAAAGGCTGCAG GAGTGGAGAAAGGATCAAAAGATCCACAATTAGAAAAAGTTGGGAAAGTCACGGTCGACCAACTACGTGCAATTGCAACTGAAAAACTACCAGATTTGAACTGTACAACTATTGACTCAGCAATGAGAATTATAGCAGGAACTGCTGCTAATATGGGCATTGACGTCGACCCTCCtattcttgaaaagaaaaagaaggtacTTGTATAA